A genome region from Streptomyces xanthophaeus includes the following:
- a CDS encoding PucR family transcriptional regulator, which translates to MPQPEREHSPATHAAHPAPAHPHTATLRRLEKSAGRLAANAIARMDETLPWYRAMPPENRSWIGLVAQAGIAAFTEWFRHPETPQAISTDVFGTAPRELTRAITLRQTVEMVRTTIEVMESAIEEVAAPGDESILREALLVYAREIAFATAQVYAQAAEARGAWDARLESLVVNAVLSGEADEGALSRAAALGWNSPEHVCVVLGTAPEGDSELTVEAIRRAARHHKLQVLTGVLGDRLVVIAGGSDNPIQVAKSLIGPFAAGPVVAGPVVSDLLNATKSAQAAAAGLKACTAWQDAPRPVLADDLLPERAIASDPAARDQLVEEIYRPLEEAGSALLETLSVYLEQASSLEGAARMLFVHPNTVRYRLRRVTDVTGWSPSDVRSAFTLRIALILGRLADGDPQS; encoded by the coding sequence GTGCCCCAACCCGAACGTGAGCATTCGCCCGCCACACATGCCGCGCATCCCGCTCCCGCCCATCCGCACACCGCGACCCTCCGCCGACTGGAGAAGTCCGCGGGCCGGCTGGCCGCCAACGCGATCGCGCGCATGGACGAGACCCTGCCGTGGTACCGGGCCATGCCGCCCGAGAACCGGTCGTGGATCGGCCTGGTCGCCCAGGCCGGTATCGCCGCGTTCACGGAGTGGTTCAGGCACCCGGAGACCCCGCAGGCCATCTCCACCGATGTCTTCGGGACGGCTCCGCGCGAGCTGACCCGGGCGATCACCCTGCGCCAGACCGTCGAGATGGTCCGCACCACGATCGAGGTCATGGAGTCCGCGATCGAGGAGGTGGCCGCGCCCGGCGACGAGTCGATCCTGCGCGAGGCGCTGCTCGTGTACGCCCGGGAGATCGCCTTCGCGACCGCCCAGGTGTACGCGCAGGCCGCCGAGGCGCGCGGGGCCTGGGACGCCCGGCTGGAGTCCTTGGTCGTCAACGCGGTGCTGTCCGGCGAGGCGGACGAGGGTGCGCTGTCGCGGGCGGCGGCGCTGGGCTGGAACTCCCCGGAGCACGTGTGCGTGGTGCTCGGCACCGCGCCGGAGGGCGACAGCGAGCTGACGGTGGAGGCGATCCGGCGCGCGGCCCGTCACCACAAGCTCCAGGTCCTCACGGGCGTGCTCGGGGACCGGCTGGTCGTCATCGCGGGCGGCAGCGACAACCCGATCCAGGTGGCCAAGTCGCTGATCGGACCGTTCGCGGCGGGACCGGTGGTGGCCGGACCGGTGGTGTCCGACCTGCTGAACGCGACGAAATCGGCGCAGGCCGCGGCGGCCGGGCTGAAAGCGTGCACGGCCTGGCAGGATGCCCCTCGGCCGGTCCTGGCGGACGATCTCCTGCCGGAACGTGCCATCGCCTCCGATCCCGCCGCCAGGGATCAGCTGGTGGAGGAGATCTACAGACCACTGGAGGAGGCGGGGTCCGCACTGCTGGAGACCCTGAGCGTCTACCTGGAGCAGGCGAGCAGCCTGGAGGGGGCGGCGCGGATGCTGTTCGTGCACCCCAACACGGTGCGCTACCGGCTACGACGTGTGACCGACGTCACCGGATGGTCTCCTTCCGATGTCCGCTCGGCGTTCACGCTGCGAATCGCCCTGATTCTCGGGCGTCTGGCCGACGGCGACCCCCAGTCCTAG
- a CDS encoding ACP S-malonyltransferase — translation MLVLVAPGQGAQTPGFLTPWLELPGAADRVAAWSDAIELDLAHYGTNADADAIRDTAVAQPLLVAAGLLSASALGSPAAFGAVAGHSVGEITAAAYAGVLSEADALSFVRTRGLGMAEAAAVTETGMAAVLGGDPDVVVAHLEKLGLTPANINGAGQIVAAGTMEQIAALEADKPEGSMKVVALKVAGAFHTHHMAPAVATLEKAAEALTPADPALKYVSNKDGLVVTTGADVVARLVGQVANPVRWDLCMETFAALGVTGIIELSPGGTLTGLAKRALKGVPSVALKTPDDLDKAAALIAELTA, via the coding sequence GTGCTCGTACTCGTCGCTCCCGGCCAAGGCGCTCAGACGCCCGGCTTCTTGACTCCCTGGCTCGAACTTCCCGGTGCCGCTGACCGCGTCGCCGCGTGGTCGGACGCCATCGAGCTCGACCTTGCCCACTACGGCACGAACGCAGATGCCGACGCGATCCGCGACACGGCCGTGGCCCAGCCCCTGCTGGTCGCCGCGGGCCTGCTGTCCGCGTCCGCGCTCGGTTCCCCGGCCGCCTTCGGCGCCGTCGCAGGCCACAGCGTCGGTGAGATCACCGCCGCCGCCTACGCCGGCGTGCTGTCCGAGGCCGACGCGCTGTCGTTCGTCCGGACCCGCGGTCTGGGGATGGCCGAGGCCGCCGCCGTCACCGAGACCGGCATGGCCGCGGTCCTCGGCGGTGACCCCGACGTGGTCGTCGCACACCTGGAGAAGCTGGGCCTGACGCCCGCGAACATCAACGGCGCGGGTCAGATCGTGGCCGCCGGCACGATGGAGCAGATCGCCGCTCTGGAGGCCGACAAGCCCGAAGGCTCCATGAAGGTCGTCGCCCTCAAGGTCGCGGGCGCGTTCCACACGCACCACATGGCCCCCGCGGTCGCCACGCTGGAGAAGGCCGCCGAGGCCCTCACCCCGGCGGACCCGGCGCTGAAGTACGTCTCGAACAAGGACGGCCTTGTCGTCACCACGGGCGCCGATGTCGTCGCCCGCCTGGTCGGCCAGGTCGCCAACCCGGTCCGCTGGGACCTGTGCATGGAGACGTTCGCCGCACTGGGCGTCACGGGAATCATCGAGCTCAGCCCCGGTGGCACCCTGACGGGTCTGGCCAAGCGCGCGCTGAAGGGCGTACCGAGCGTGGCTCTGAAGACCCCGGACGATCTCGACAAGGCCGCGGCGCTCATCGCCGAACTGACGGCCTGA